Below is a window of Salvelinus sp. IW2-2015 linkage group LG35, ASM291031v2, whole genome shotgun sequence DNA.
TGAATCAGATTGACAGAACTTTCTTGTTGCAGGCCTATCAATGCGAAATGCTCAAGAGGAAGATTCACAGGACCCACAGCTGGTGCGATTGGACAACATGCTGCTGGCGGAGGGTGTGGCCGGGCCGGAGAAAGGTGGCGGGGCGGCAGCAGCGGTGTCCGCAGCCACCAGCTCTGGAGGGATGTCGCCAGACAGCTCACTGGAACACTCAGACTACAAAAGCAAGTTGAGCCAGATTCGCAACATCTATCACACTGAGATGGAGAAATATGACCAGGTACTTTTCTACTTCTTTTTTGGGGGAAAGCAGTGGGGAAGTCCGAAtccttttgtgttgttttttgcttTATTAAAGAGATAGTAAAGTGTTGGAAAGACGGGGAAGATAGAGGGAGGGTGAGTCAAAATGCAGTGGGCTGGATTCAAACTCATattgactctgacatatatgtgTGCTGGGGTCAGTGGCTGTACTTGATTTGAGGTGGAGGGACTTGACACTTTGCACACACTGAAAATGACACCCTTTAGCGAAGTAAACTAAAATGTGGTGATGTTATAATGTAGGTGAGATAATTGAACGTGAACATAAATGACCGACGTCAACAGTGTCGGCCCGCTGTTGACTTCCATCCTTTGAGCCCAACTGACTGTCATATCTGTCTCCaattcccccctctctccgtGTCTCCTGTAGGCCTGTAGTGAGTTCACTACCCACGTGATGAACCTGCTGAGGGAGCAGTCGCGTACACGACCCGTGTCACCGCGGGAGATCGAACGCATGGTGGCCATCATCCACCGCAAGTTCAGCTCCATCCAGACACAACTCAAGCAGAGCACCTGCGAGGCCGTCATGATCCTGKGGTCCCGCTTCCTCGACGCCAGGTCAGCYTGTAACACTGTTATTGTGGTGACACAACACCTGTCAAAACTTGCCATGATAGTGAATGACAATTCATATACAGGTATCAGTTGTTACTGTAGTTGAGAAATGTACACTTCTGCCTGGGTTGTATGCCCACTCTCAACACACTCACCTTTGTGTTGTCAGGCGTAAGAGACGTAACTTCAGCAAGCAGGCGACGGAAGTCCTGAACGAGTATTTCTACTCCCATCTCGCCAACCCTTACCCCAGTGAAGAGGCCAAAGAAGAACTAGCCAAACAGTGTAGCATCACTGTCTCTCAGGTAACCTCGTGTCATAAGTATAAGTATATGCGTCATATATTTACTATTAGCTCACCCATTGATACGCCCATATACAGTTGACTCCATTGACCAGCCTCTTACTGGCTCGTTAACTGAACAGGTGTGCAACTGGTTTGGCAACAAGAGAATCCGCTACAAGAAGAACATCGGGAAGTTCCAAGAGGAGGCCAACATCTATGCCATGAAGACAGCCATCGTGGCGACACAGAACGAGGACTCTCCACACACGCCCAACTCAACAGGTAAGAGCTAAGGAAAGGAAGCCAGGCCTAGTGATACACACTGTTTTGAATTTATGGTTCAATTGGTAGTAGAAATGGATGGGTTGATAGTGTTTTTGTGTTacggagcagcaaggggaactgcccctccgTACCTTCAGACTATGCTCCAACCTTACACTCCAACCcgctctgccacctctggtctcttaaCCCTCCCCAAACCTACCTCTACAAAGACCTATGACTACATTTAGGCTAATTAAATCGTTATGGAATGGAGAGCAGACCAAGCTGTAACAGTTTGAACCCAACGCATGGCACAATACTTggctgtgtcatcacacagttccatggttagtgcaggcaatcGACGAGGGTATAGtctactattgtacactattctccctattataattctaCGTACACTGATCTTCCAACATAACCATTGGATAAAAACTGAATTTGGTGattttcagaatgaatcaaacaACCGTTTTCTTTCGtgcataaaggctctccaaacctgttttttcctaaatactttcctaaccctaaataatctaGCAGCTTTCTAATTCTAACAATTGGTGCTGAAACMGAgataaatatgcatatatttagatggctttctttgattgatccctaatattctgaacccatTCTCTTGATATATTCTGTTGAGTCTGTCAACAAAATTCTAACTAAAAGGTACaccatatttaaagggatggcttaaaataaatgtgctgaaaaccctgttgaatgaaaactccacaagaaaatCTATTgaccagcaagtgggagggttttgaGCGATTGAATTACGCTTAATCAGCACATGCAAGGGAACAATGTCTGKAAAGCCCGTTACGCAACTGAATAAGATACGTCTGAacaccaactactgagaagtgcgtaggaaaggtcTGCGTAAGAAAGGCGTAATTTCCTAATTCGGAATTGGGCCTTTTGTGCTGTCGTGCCAACTCCTTGCCCAACAATAGAAGTCGGCTTTACAGCACAATCAGATCTGGGAGCGCAGGCTGATATTGTAGGCACTAGTAGCCCTTATTAAAGACATCTCCCTTTTGTTCCTTCACAggatcagatctgggaccaggctgataTTGGTAGGCCTAGTAGCCCTTATTAAAGACAATCCCCTTTTGTTCCTCCACTAggatcagatctgggaccaggctgataTTGTATGCCTAGTAGCCCTTATTAAAGCATCCCCCCTTTTTGTTCCTCCACAGgaatcagatctgggaccaggctgataTTGTATGCCTAGTAGCCCTTTATTAAGACATCCCCCTTTTGTTCCTCACAGGATCAGATCTGGGACAGGCTGATATTGTAGCCTAGTAGCCCTTATTAAAGACATCCCCCTTTTGTTCCTCCACAggatcagatctgggaccaggctgataTTGTAGGCCTAAGTAGGCCCTTATTAAAGACATCCCCCCTTTTGTTCCTCCACAggatcagatctgggaccaggctgataTTGTAGGCCTAGTAGCCCTTATTAAAGACATCCCCCCTTTTGTTCCTCCACAGGATCagaatctgggaccaggctgataTTGTATGCCTAGTAGCCTTATTAAAGACATCCCCCCTTTGTTGTTCCTCCACATCATAGATTGGGACCAGGCTGATATTGTAATGCCTAGTAGCCCTTATTAAAGACATCCCCCCTTTTGTTCCTCCACAggatcagatctgggaccaggctgataTTGTATGCCTAGTAGCCCTTAATTAAAGACATCCCCCCTTTTGTTCCTCCACAggatcagatctgggaccaggctgataTTGTAGCCTAGTAGCCCTTATTAAAGAACATCCCCCTTTTGTTCCCTCCACAGGATCGGGGGGCTTCTCACTCACTGGACCAGACCTTTTCCTGGGTGTTCCACCAATGAATGGAGAGCAGCCTGTCTACATGGGAGCACAAGTATGGAACTTCACTCTCATTCACTTCATGTTACATATCATCTTTATTTTAGCTCGTAGCTAATTGAGAGCACATTCACAACAACAACCTTGGGGATGAGTTGTATTGGAGTGGAGAGGGGTTAATGTAGGTTAATGCCACTACAAGTCACCACGTCTTTTTCTCTTTTGCAGACTAATGGGAACTGGCAAGGGCAAAACACACCCCCCTCTGCCACTTCCCCGGGAAAGGACCACTCGGGGGACTCTGACTGATGGCCCCGCCCCCTTTGGGTCGATGACATAGATGGAAAGATTGACAACGGAAAAAGACTGAAAGAATGATATCACTCTTACTTGGCTGCAGTTTTTGTATGTCTTTTCAGTTTCTTACTGTCCAATGATACTGTTCATTATGTTTGTATGagctgagtatgtgtgtgtgatgttttgtaTTGGGATCATGGGTTTTTGTTTTCCACTACTTTATATGTTACTGTGGTATGTAGGCAGAGAGGCTTGGGAAATTGCGTTACCATTGTTttattaggctatattattaaTGCTGTTATTACAAATATTTTAGGATTTTCATTTAAAGCTCAGATATAGTTGCATTTAGAGGATGTGGGGGCAATATAGAAAATCCAAAGATTTagtgtgtttgttttctcttttctactgggcttgtttgtctgtgtgtctatatCATGAATGAAGTGTGTGTGCTGGTTARATTAACGGTTTGAATGAGTATATCAACAGTGCTGTCATTCTGTACAGTGAGTGAAAAACACCTGtattctctctacctcttttACAATAAAGTCTCTGTATTCACAGTCAGTTGGTCTGTCTTGATTGGTTGATATCAGCATAAGAGAGACGGGTCACTCCCTAATATGGCAGATGAAAAAAATAATTGCACATGAATCATTTCATAGTTTATTGATTTAGATATTTAGAGTAAATGAAGTTACTCATTTATTGACTGAGTTTATATCCCGTCTGTCAATCTGCTGTTATTTAGGGGCAAGGAGCCTGTTacagaaaatgtaaaaagcaCATGATTGACATGGTATTTGGGGTAATTTTAGCAGAGCCCTCTCCTTTACAAAGCTGTTTGTTTAGAGTCCGGCATGTGGTTATTTAGCTTCTCACTTCGGGCTTTCTGGTCTGCCTTTTTAAAACTTSCTGTCTCAATCTCTTGCGCCGCCCTGTTGGGGTTATCGCTACTATCGACTATTGATCTACGATTTGATTTGGTGGGAGCATCTGTAGGAGGGACTACGATCACTCTTTCTATGGGCTCATTGGCAATTTTCTCTGATAAGGCAACATAAGTCGGTTCGGGCTGCTGTGAAATGGAGTGACGCTGCATTGCATTCTGGGTACAGGAGAAGGACCGCTGTCGAGGAGCAGGCTGGGGTAACAGGAAGTGCGGTGTCGCTGCTCTCGGGACTTCCTGGGGCCTTTCACGATCTTCGTCCTCTGAGGTAACTTCCTGCAGAGTGCTGATTGGCCGTGGGGGACGCCCCATGATTCTTGGGGTGACCAATGCGGTCACTGATTGGTTGAGCTGTGGCCGCCAGTTCTGAGGGGAAGGGCACTGCATTCTGCCCATTGACCAATCACTGTCAAAAGAAGAGTACGATGATATGAGTAAGCAGTGATGAATTTGCCTTACCAAGATTAGTAAATTGCTAAATGTTATTGTGAGTAGATGTGCCAAATGCCACAAGACTTTACCTTGGTGGAGGCGAAGACATATCCCGATGCCCTATGACACCAGAGAAGGAGGCACTTCTCCCAGGGAGCCCAGGGGAATTCACCCATTGGCTATACAGCAAGGCACGCTCATCCCACAGCATATCATTGGCTTGCTCCATAGGAATAGGCCCTCTCTGAACCCTGTGAGCCAATAGGAGCTCCAGGACTTGATGATGCATGCCCTCTCGGGCAACATCCAGTGCCCGGCGTCCTCTGCGATCAGACAGATCCTGATTGGCCCCGTTCAGGAGCAGGAACCGGGCGGTGTCGTAGCAACCGTGGAGGGCGGAGAGGAACAGAGCAGTCTCACCCTATCAGATAATGGGAGTGGTATATATCAGAGAAGGGGAGTGTCGAAGCAATAATATGGGAGTACCTTAAAGTTGAACCATTCTACACAGATTCAACTGAATATAGTTTCTTCGAAGTTCCTCTTCCTAAATCTTCATACTAGTACGTGAAGAATCATAAAAGCAGAGGCTTCTGCTGGCCTTGGTACCTTGTTGTCCTGTAGGTCCACCGCAGCACCGTAGCGAGTGAGGGTTCTTGTCAAGGAAAGGTGGTTAACTGAGGATGCCCAGTGGAGGGCTGATCTCCCTGGGAGAGAGAGTGCATTTCAAGTGGAGGAAGGTGAGTGAAGGAAGGTAGGAGTTCAGTACAGAAAGAGAGGTAGTAAGTCAGCCAGTGAACAAACATTATACAACAGAGTCAAGCCCAAAGGGTGAAAGACGGGAAAGAGGGAGATTTTGAAAGGGAGGAAATGAGAATGCAAATGATGGTGAGGGCCTAGGGAATCagcccgagagagagacagcgagatatagctgtctcttatacacatctagatgtgtataagagacagaagggACACATGGGgaggaccagagagagatggggtaagTTACACTGGTTACTCAACCCCTCAAAGTAATACAATATAGTAATATGTATGCGAGGCAGTGTGTTTATAAGCTAGTTATTACACCTACGGAAGCTACATAACATTTATGGACATTTGTTCCACGTAATattgatttttaaaatatatttgcaCAATAATCCTCCCATGACACTCCACAGGGAAGTTCAGTTTACTTATTTTATCGTCTAGCCTACATTTTGGTTAATAATATAATTGGGAAATTGGGAGAGTAAAGTGATACCAGTGTGGTCGGTGTTGTTGACCGGCACCCCAGCTCGTAGTAGCTCCAGAACCACGCGGTCAAGCCCACTCCGGACCGCACGAATCAGGACAACTGACCCGTCTGGACCACACCACTGAACCGAACCAGACTGTCAAAATAATGTTTGGTATTGTCAAAATAGAATACTGTAAATAATAACCAGCGTTATCTAAAATGTGAATAAACATATTGACATTTATGTAGAATATTTATGGAACTCACTTGATTGGGTGTTCTGTGATGTGGCGACGGGACAGCATTTCTCTCCCATCCTCTTGGGGGGGCTAAAAGTGGAGCTGAAAGTCAATTTAGTTACATGCTTAGTTATGTTGTGCAAACCGTAAACTATTCTGTGACAAATTAATGTAAGAGAATAATGAATCATTTTACAAGCCTATTAATGCAGTATGTTAACCATGATCAGGAGGTGATTTTACTTTGTGTGGGTGATTGTGGGTGGCTCGGGGGGCTGCGGTAGTGCTTCTGCTCTTGCGTTCGATGGTCACAGATGGACCTGTTGATGTCCTCCATAGAACTCTGGGTAAAGTCAGTGTCACTTCCAATATCCAGGTCCTTTTTCAAGGGCCTGAAATCATACGTTTATGTCCTGAATAGCAGTACTTGTGCTTGGGATATGACTACAGTATTACTAATATTGTGTAAAATAGAGGTAGTCCAACAGAACAGTTTTAtcttacagacagattaaaagtTCAGTTAGGTTAAAATGACCCTAATGGAAACAACTGAAAGCCATACAACCCATTACAATGAAGCAWACTGTTATCTGATCACAGCACTGTTGATTTACTAGACTGAACATCCTCTAACTTCTCCTTCATCTTCACTCACTGCAGTCGAAGGGCATCCTCCCCCAGTGGATCTCTGCGTCTTTTCTTCTCAGCCTCCTTTGCTTTCTTCTTCTTTATCCcattcctgtctttctctctccctgtcctgcccCTCTGCTCTCGGTGGGGTGTGTGCTGTGCCCATGCCTTGGCCGCATTGGCTCCGCTGTCATTCTCAGTGACAGTGGATCTGTgcctaaccctctctcctccctccctctccgctcGTCGTCGTCTCACCCTTCTGATCGCCAAGACAACCATCAAGACCAAAGCCAGTACCAGGCCCGTTGCCACGCCGATCACAGC
It encodes the following:
- the LOC111958817 gene encoding pre-B-cell leukemia transcription factor 1, with the protein product MLQQQPLTGNGPSNGRGLGLSTHPGMHPLNSVHPSSHHRSDGDTGHEGAENGHESRRDIGDILQQIMTITDQSLDEAQAKKHALNCHRMKPALFSVLCEIKEKTGLSMRNAQEEDSQDPQLVRLDNMLLAEGVAGPEKGGGAAAAVSAATSSGGMSPDSSLEHSDYKSKLSQIRNIYHTEMEKYDQACSEFTTHVMNLLREQSRTRPVSPREIERMVAIIHRKFSSIQTQLKQSTCEAVMILXSRFLDARRKRRNFSKQATEVLNEYFYSHLANPYPSEEAKEELAKQCSITVSQVCNWFGNKRIRYKKNIGKFQEEANIYAMKTAIVATQNEDSPHTPNSTGSGGFSLTGPDLFLGVPPMNGEQPVYMGAQTNGNWQGQNTPPSATSPGKDHSGDSD
- the notchl gene encoding neurogenic locus notch homolog protein 1 isoform X3, whose translation is MMLVLWIAVLLGLSRWCQVAAASPGGDPWAQCPSRQCKAKFGDGSCDKECTEPECLRDGFDCLRDKGRCKCFSWGSRFLCIPPTIPPLSSGHIHYCRDHYANSYCDQGCESAACGWDGSDCHRHHSPLWAKGTLLLHTHVPLQQGTFSNSSLLWALSTLLQTPLKLRGMVPLDPSKDLFTFNPQQLENLLAQASSDDSNGSLLFLQVDNRPCSRLPSTCFPYAIEAANFLRAATSSTRVSVPSHPELKAIISVRGVGEEIGGREEDPVEEKEETNGMTTPPWLWAVIGVATGLVLALVLMVVLAIRRVRRRRAEREGGERVRHRSTVTENDSGANAAKAWAQHTPHREQRGRTGREKDRNGIKKKKAKEAEKKRRRDPLGEDALRLQPLKKDLDIGSDTDFTQSSMEDINRSICDHRTQEQKHYRSPPSHPQSPTQTPPRGWERNAVPSPHHRTPNQSGSVQWCGPDGSVVLIRAVRSGLDRVVLELLRAGVPVNNTDHTGRSALHWASSVNHLSLTRTLTRYGAAVDLQDNKGETALFLSALHGCYDTARFLLLNGANQDLSDRRGRRALDVAREGMHHQVLELLLAHRVQRGPIPMEQANDMLWDERALLYSQWVNSPGLPGRSASFSGVIGHRDMSSPPPSDWSMGRMQCPSPQNWRPQLNQSVTALVTPRIMGRPPRPISTLQEVTSEDEDRERPQEVPRAATPHFLLPQPAPRQRSFSCTQNAMQRHSISQQPEPTYVALSEKIANEPIERVIVVPPTDAPTKSNRRSIVDSSDNPNRAAQEIETXSFKKADQKARSEKLNNHMPDSKQTAL
- the notchl gene encoding neurogenic locus notch homolog protein 3 isoform X1; its protein translation is MMLVLWIAVLLGLSRWCQVAAASPGGDPWAQCPSRQCKAKFGDGSCDKECTEPECLRDGFDCLRDKGRCKCFSWGSRFLCIPPTIPPLSSGHIHYCRDHYANSYCDQGCESAACGWDGSDCHRHHSPLWAKGTLLLHTHVPLQQGTFSNSSLLWALSTLLQTPLKLRGMVPLDPSKDLFTFNPQQLENLLAQASSDDSNGSLLFLQVDNRPCSRLPSTCFPYAIEAANFLRAATSSTRVSVPSHPELKAIISVRGVGEEIGGREEDPVEEKEETNGMTTPPWLWAVIGVATGLVLALVLMVVLAIRRVRRRRAEREGGERVRHRSTVTENDSGANAAKAWAQHTPHREQRGRTGREKDRNGIKKKKAKEAEKKRRRDPLGEDALRLQPLKKDLDIGSDTDFTQSSMEDINRSICDHRTQEQKHYRSPPSHPQSPTQTPLLAPPRGWERNAVPSPHHRTPNQSGSVQWCGPDGSVVLIRAVRSGLDRVVLELLRAGVPVNNTDHTGRSALHWASSVNHLSLTRTLTRYGAAVDLQDNKGETALFLSALHGCYDTARFLLLNGANQDLSDRRGRRALDVAREGMHHQVLELLLAHRVQRGPIPMEQANDMLWDERALLYSQWVNSPGLPGRSASFSGVIGHRDMSSPPPSDWSMGRMQCPSPQNWRPQLNQSVTALVTPRIMGRPPRPISTLQEVTSEDEDRERPQEVPRAATPHFLLPQPAPRQRSFSCTQNAMQRHSISQQPEPTYVALSEKIANEPIERVIVVPPTDAPTKSNRRSIVDSSDNPNRAAQEIETXSFKKADQKARSEKLNNHMPDSKQTAL
- the notchl gene encoding neurogenic locus notch homolog protein 1 isoform X5, translated to MCVIPPQVAAASPGGDPWAQCPSRQCKAKFGDGSCDKECTEPECLRDGFDCLRDKGRCNSGHIHYCRDHYANSYCDQGCESAACGWDGSDCHRHHSPLWAKGTLLLHTHVPLQQGTFSNSSLLWALSTLLQTPLKLRGMVPLDPSKDLFTFNPQQLENLLAQASSDDSNGSLLFLQVDNRPCSRLPSTCFPYAIEAANFLRAATSSTRVSVPSHPELKAIISVRGVGEEIGGREEDPVEEKEETNGMTTPPWLWAVIGVATGLVLALVLMVVLAIRRVRRRRAEREGGERVRHRSTVTENDSGANAAKAWAQHTPHREQRGRTGREKDRNGIKKKKAKEAEKKRRRDPLGEDALRLQPLKKDLDIGSDTDFTQSSMEDINRSICDHRTQEQKHYRSPPSHPQSPTQTPLLAPPRGWERNAVPSPHHRTPNQSGSVQWCGPDGSVVLIRAVRSGLDRVVLELLRAGVPVNNTDHTGRSALHWASSVNHLSLTRTLTRYGAAVDLQDNKGETALFLSALHGCYDTARFLLLNGANQDLSDRRGRRALDVAREGMHHQVLELLLAHRVQRGPIPMEQANDMLWDERALLYSQWVNSPGLPGRSASFSGVIGHRDMSSPPPSDWSMGRMQCPSPQNWRPQLNQSVTALVTPRIMGRPPRPISTLQEVTSEDEDRERPQEVPRAATPHFLLPQPAPRQRSFSCTQNAMQRHSISQQPEPTYVALSEKIANEPIERVIVVPPTDAPTKSNRRSIVDSSDNPNRAAQEIETXSFKKADQKARSEKLNNHMPDSKQTAL
- the notchl gene encoding neurogenic locus notch homolog protein 3 isoform X2; this encodes MMLVLWIAVLLGLSRWCQAAASPGGDPWAQCPSRQCKAKFGDGSCDKECTEPECLRDGFDCLRDKGRCKCFSWGSRFLCIPPTIPPLSSGHIHYCRDHYANSYCDQGCESAACGWDGSDCHRHHSPLWAKGTLLLHTHVPLQQGTFSNSSLLWALSTLLQTPLKLRGMVPLDPSKDLFTFNPQQLENLLAQASSDDSNGSLLFLQVDNRPCSRLPSTCFPYAIEAANFLRAATSSTRVSVPSHPELKAIISVRGVGEEIGGREEDPVEEKEETNGMTTPPWLWAVIGVATGLVLALVLMVVLAIRRVRRRRAEREGGERVRHRSTVTENDSGANAAKAWAQHTPHREQRGRTGREKDRNGIKKKKAKEAEKKRRRDPLGEDALRLQPLKKDLDIGSDTDFTQSSMEDINRSICDHRTQEQKHYRSPPSHPQSPTQTPLLAPPRGWERNAVPSPHHRTPNQSGSVQWCGPDGSVVLIRAVRSGLDRVVLELLRAGVPVNNTDHTGRSALHWASSVNHLSLTRTLTRYGAAVDLQDNKGETALFLSALHGCYDTARFLLLNGANQDLSDRRGRRALDVAREGMHHQVLELLLAHRVQRGPIPMEQANDMLWDERALLYSQWVNSPGLPGRSASFSGVIGHRDMSSPPPSDWSMGRMQCPSPQNWRPQLNQSVTALVTPRIMGRPPRPISTLQEVTSEDEDRERPQEVPRAATPHFLLPQPAPRQRSFSCTQNAMQRHSISQQPEPTYVALSEKIANEPIERVIVVPPTDAPTKSNRRSIVDSSDNPNRAAQEIETXSFKKADQKARSEKLNNHMPDSKQTAL
- the notchl gene encoding neurogenic locus notch homolog protein 1 isoform X4, translated to MMLVLWIAVLLGLSRWCQVAAASPGGDPWAQCPSRQCKAKFGDGSCDKECTEPECLRDGFDCLRDKGRCNSGHIHYCRDHYANSYCDQGCESAACGWDGSDCHRHHSPLWAKGTLLLHTHVPLQQGTFSNSSLLWALSTLLQTPLKLRGMVPLDPSKDLFTFNPQQLENLLAQASSDDSNGSLLFLQVDNRPCSRLPSTCFPYAIEAANFLRAATSSTRVSVPSHPELKAIISVRGVGEEIGGREEDPVEEKEETNGMTTPPWLWAVIGVATGLVLALVLMVVLAIRRVRRRRAEREGGERVRHRSTVTENDSGANAAKAWAQHTPHREQRGRTGREKDRNGIKKKKAKEAEKKRRRDPLGEDALRLQPLKKDLDIGSDTDFTQSSMEDINRSICDHRTQEQKHYRSPPSHPQSPTQTPLLAPPRGWERNAVPSPHHRTPNQSGSVQWCGPDGSVVLIRAVRSGLDRVVLELLRAGVPVNNTDHTGRSALHWASSVNHLSLTRTLTRYGAAVDLQDNKGETALFLSALHGCYDTARFLLLNGANQDLSDRRGRRALDVAREGMHHQVLELLLAHRVQRGPIPMEQANDMLWDERALLYSQWVNSPGLPGRSASFSGVIGHRDMSSPPPSDWSMGRMQCPSPQNWRPQLNQSVTALVTPRIMGRPPRPISTLQEVTSEDEDRERPQEVPRAATPHFLLPQPAPRQRSFSCTQNAMQRHSISQQPEPTYVALSEKIANEPIERVIVVPPTDAPTKSNRRSIVDSSDNPNRAAQEIETXSFKKADQKARSEKLNNHMPDSKQTAL